CTTTGACCAGGCTGAGTCGTGTCGTGTCAGGGTAGAGAGACGGATTTGCAATCTCAATCCCCAGTTTCTGAGGCTGATCAACCGAAAGGCCTCGCTAAGGTAACTAGGGGATTGAGAGAGTCAGATGCGCCCCCGTTGTCGGAAGCGTTGCCACCCTTGTCGGTATTGGCTTAGGTAGGGTAGTCCTAATCTCTGCCTCCTGATAGGCTCATTGCTTATCGCTGGTGTAACTAAAGTTGTACCGCGTGGTACTGATAAGTGATAACAgctctgtttctttttccGGACGTCTTTGTTCCAAAATCAAGTCAATGGTGTACAGGTACAGGCGCTTGCAATGCTCCTTTCGTTGGGACTTTGGATAACATAACCAACCTCCtgagtgaagaggaagggGGTTCATGACCAGTCATTTTGGTTGGTAGCATCACCGCCTTGAAGGCCTCACTCAGGAGAGCCAGGACAAGACAGTATTCCGCCCACTGTCGGTCCGTGAGCCCGTCCCTGCATGATAATGCGCCGCTGCGCCTATCACCAACAAGGCTCACTCACACTGCAGTCGAGTCGTTCTGTCTGCAGCCTTGGAGCGGGCCTAGCGGGCGTCCCTGGCGCCCCGCACTGTTTGCCTCGCCAAAGTACCTTAAAGGAGTTGACGGTCTGGGATAGGAGCGTTCTAGGTTGGACCCCTAGAAACACTGGGGACCCACCGGCCGGGTCCAAcaactcgactcgactcaGGAGTTCTAGCCTCGCTATTTCTGACGAATCGGATCAAAGGGATATTCGAGGCCATGCCCATAGCGGATGGCGAAAGATTAGTAGATCTTTGTTTCGAAGTTTCGACGGTCCTCTCTTGCCTCGCTTCGCTTCGTTGTACAGTACTACTGCTTTGTCATCTGAACTACGGAATCGGACTGTCCGtcgtcaaagaaagaaagtcaTCGGGAAAAGTGAGGGTGTCGTGGTGTCAGACACACATGGTTGAGCGTCAAGTCaaacaccaaagaagccaaggagcaGCAGCCCCCAACACAACAGAGAGAGCGGTCTGGAATCAGCGCGGCCAGAAGGGGGAATTTCTCAGCAACCCTGTGCCATGCAACCGGGTTCGACGATCGCGTTTCCGTGAAATTAATAGGGCGCTTGGTTGAGCTGGGATGAGACAAACAACAATGTCTCTCCtcctgtctctgtctctcccGCAGGCCCCGGGTATCGGGGTCCTAGCTCCATACTGTACATTTTTATACTTTCCAGTTCCGGGGATGGGGAGGACCCTTGCTTAATCCACACTGTCCGGTGCTCCGTGCATCAAATGGTGCCATTCGAGAATGTCTAAGTGCCTGCGGGTACTGTACCTCGACAGCTTTGTTTTGCTGGTGAGGAACATTGGCGAGGCCTTCTAGTTTCTGTCGGTCAAGTCGTACTGTACTGTGCAAGACCGTGTCGTGTGTCCGTGGACCCTTGGTTGATGGGGACTTCGGTTGATGGGTGGTGGCGGAGGAACTAGTGCGGCAGTGAATAGCATTCCCATTTCCTTCGCTCGACTCTTGTCATATATAGacgcttcttttcctccgACTTCGGTttcctccttttcttttcgaTTTCCTTTCAGTTCTCAACGGGACATTGGTTCCTTTGCCATatttctcatctctcttaTACCCTCGAGGGTGTACCATCTTATCTTGTGTAGCTCAACAAGATACACCCAACAACACCTTACACCGTACCATCCTCACTTCCACTCCAGATAGCAAATCTACTCCTTGGGAAACCATTCTTTCTTTAATCTATACTATATATCACATCCATCACAATGCACGGTTACAGTTCATCAGAAGAGTCCGACGACCCTCGTCGGCCTCGTGCCCAACctgccaccaccaacaacaacgaccagaagaagaagaaaaagaagaagctcccgCCCCAAAAGAGCATCAACCGCATCTGGAAGAAGTTCTCCAAGCGCAAGTTTCACAAGGCTCTCGCCGTCCTCCCATTCGACCCCGTGCAACCACCTGCTACCTACCATTCCAACGAGCTCTTATCGGCCGGTTACGAGCGAGCCGCTGAGGAATGTCGACgcaaggttgagaagatcatcaaagaatGCATGCGAGAGAATATGCGATATCTAGATCCTGGTTGGGATTTGGTGAGTTTGCCGTCCGTTTGTAGTCCGGTGTGAATTTGGCGCTAATGCAGATGCTAGGATTGGGATCTCAAGTATGATAAGGGTCACTGCTTGAACAACCTGGGGTCGCAGAAATTCGAGCTCAACAGGACAACGCTGCTGAGCTCAAAGGCGGCTGTTCCCAAGGCCGTCAAGCGCGTGCacgagatctttgagaatcCCCACCTTCATGAAAGAGGTTAGCGGTGGTGACGTCAAGCAAGGCAGTCTGGGAGACTGCTGGATCATGGCTGGCCTTACGGCTCTGGCCAATGTCCCAGGAGGTCTACAGCGGATCTGCGTAGCCCATGACACAAAGATCGGCATCTACGGCTTCGTCTTTTATCGAGATGGCGAATGGATCTactccatcatcgacgatAAACTCTATCTCAAGTCCCCCCTGTGGGACTCCCCTTCTATGCAGAGAGATCTTCTGCAACAGATCGATCGTGAGGATAACGAGAATGTTTATCGCAAGACGTATCAGACTGGCTCCAAGGCCCTTTTCTTTGCGCAGTGCAGAGATCAGAATGAGACTTGGGTTCCTCTCTTCGAGAAGGCCTACGCCAAGGCTCATGGTGACTATGCGTCATTGGCGGGTGGCTGGATTGGAGAGGGTGTCGAGGATCTCTCTGGTGGAGTTACCACTGAGCTCTTGACGTCTGAcattcttgatatcgatgagTTTTGGGATAAGGAGATGTCACGGGTCAACGATGAGTTCCTCTTTGGCGCTTCTACTGGTCTGCTTGAGCACGGCTACGGTGAGCGCAATGGCATCTCTGAGGGACATGCATATGTCGTCATGGAGGCACGTACTCTCAAGTCTGGCCAGCGCTTGGTCAAGCTTCGCAATCCTTGGGGTAAGGTCCGCAAGGGTATTTGGGAGGGAGCATGGAGTGATGGCTCTAAGGAGTGGACTACCGAGgtgcaggaggagatggaccaCAAGTTTGGCAGTGACTCTGTTTTCTGGATTTCTTACGAGGATCTTATTCGGAAATATTCTCACTTCGACCGTACTCGACTCTTCCGCGATCGAGACTGGCGATGCTGCCAGCGCTggattggtgttgatgttccGTGGAAGGCGGCTTACCATGAAAAGTTCCACATCAAGTTAACTCAGGATTCTCCTCTTGTTCTGGTCCTTTCGCAGCTTGATGGTCGATACTTCAAGGGTCTTCAAGGACAGTACTCCTTCCGTCTTCACTTCCGACTTCACTACGAGGACAGCCCCGATGCGGAGGACTACATTGTCCGATCTCACGGCAACTACCTTATGGATCgttctgtttctgttgaGCTGCCTGATCTCCCCGCTGGCAACTACGTCGTCTacctcaaggtcactggTGAGCGAGACTCTAACGGTCAGTCAGTTGAGCAGGTCGTCAAGCGCGAGGCTGCCGATAGGACTGAGAATGAGAAGCTCGCTCAAGTTGGCTACGCATATGATCTAGCCCACAGCAAGGCCTGGGACCACATGGACAAGGTTACCAAGCTTcgccagaagaaggatcagaAAAAGGCCTCTGCCAGTCGTCAGAAGGAGCGTCGCCGCATGTGGGAGAAGCGCTCTACCAACCGCGACGTCACCAAGcagcagaccaagaagaacgcGGACAAGAGAAAGCGACGTCGCGCGGAGTGGGAGGCTGAGCAGAACCGTCTTGATGAGGAGTTCAatgccaaggtcaaggctgagcgcgagcagatgaagaaggagaggcTGGCtaaggctgaggctgagaaggctgctgaagcggAGAAGAGGGCTCAAGAGGCTGACGATGAGGCGCTGAGCAAGAAGACCGAGGACATTAAGATCTcagaagacaaggatgagcctgttgtcgttgatgagCACCACAAGGATCATGACGACGCGGTTATTTCTGTCTCAACTGGATCGCCTCACTTAACTCCCAAGTCTATGGACTCTACAGCCGAGGGcgctgaggagaagcaggaagTCCCACCAGTCAGTGGAGGGCCTCCCGCTCccatcgaggaagaagaacctcTTCCCGTTCGCCCTCGCCCTGCCTACGATTCCGCAGGCGAGTCATCCGATTCTCCTGTAGAAGACTGGGAGGCTCTCTACAGCAGCGACGACATGGCTCGCAAGCCTCGCCTCACACAAGCCAACCAAGCCGCCGCCCAAGACGACTACGAttccgaggaagaaaagatgCCCGAGCCCTGGAACGCTATCTGCATCGTCGGCGTGCGCGTGTACTCCAAGGACGAGAACCTAGAACTTCGCACCGTGATGGAAGGCGGTGAGCTCCTAGAGGGCGGCATGGGTTCCAAGGGCGCCGCAGATCTCGACAACGCTCAGTCCAACGCGGGCGGTGGACGAGCCGACGACAAGGATGCTTCCAAGACGAAGCAAGATGACAAAAGGTCGTATCCCCCCGTCATCCGCAAAGACGGTAAATACGTGGAAGACGAGAATACATCTGGGGAGAAGTATTCTTCTATTCAGAGCTATTTCCACATTGACTCTGCTTTTACGACGAGGGTTAATTCTCCAGCGCCGACGCCTTATGAGCATGATCGGAGGCTGGAGTTCCCTGCTGCTAGCCGATAAGGCTTGGATTTATGTTTGAGAGCGTACTAGAGATTCTAGAATGATCATGACTCGAGGGTATACGGTATCGAGATGATATAACGTTAGATTATAGGTTAACATTTGATGTTTTGGGAATAGGATTGGAGGATAGGCGCAGGTGTTGGGATTCTTTCAGGAATGATGACATGAGTCTTTTTTTAGCAGAGATATCAAGAATGTTTTGAACAATGAATCACAATCACAAACAACTTCAGTTTTCTGAATGATACCATTTTGAGTAAATTGATGTGAGACTTGCGACAAAGTAACACAAATGGCGGCATCAGCCTCTCCACGTgcaaacaaaagacaaacagGAATGTAAATTCCACGCTCCAGGTCGCAAACAGACAACTGCCAAATTGCAGGTCCTGAGACAGCCTATGGCCATGCGCTAAACGTGCCTAGACGGGCCAGGTTAGTCCCTGGAAATCACGAGTCAGCCTCTGTAACCGAGCTTTTTTGGAGGCGTCAGCTGCCTAGACTGTGTGGGTCCTAGGCACCTTTATGGTAAGTGGGTGCGATAACGGAAGCTTAGACTAGCTTATCGCACCCCAAGTTCCGTCATCGTTCAAGCTCTCCATCCCCCGTCAGGTCTGTCTCGTATCTCTATCTctactttcttcttctctttcatctcGTGTAATTATTATCTTTTTGACTTTTCTTGTACCATCTATTATCATTACTCCCATCATGTAGTCATGGGAGAACACTAGTATCTAAAcattaccttacctacaTCACACATTcaacatggcttcttcttcttccaagagcTCTTTGCGCCGTAGTCATGGCGACTCATCCGGAGCCTCGTCTGGACATTCGCATCCACGATCAGCGACACAATCTCGCCTTTCCACCTCGCCCTCCATCGATATCGACACTCTCGTTAACCACCTCCTCGTCGCGAAACGATCGCTTTCTTCCATGACTCTTGTTCTCCGTGCGAACGAGATCGCGAATGATGCTAGGCAGTCACATGATGATGTATCCATCCTAGCTGCGCAGGCGGGCTTCTTACGAACTTCTATACTGGACCAGACGGCGATTCTTGTGAGGACTAGGAGGAGCTTGCAGAGCACGTATGAGTGGGGGAAGAAGGACTTTCGAAAGCTGGTCAAGTCGATGGACTTGGTTGACGGGCAGCTTGATCATACTATGGAGATGCTGCGCGAGACTGGGGTTGAGGGTGTTTTCAGACCGAAGGGTGAAGAGAGACGAAGTCTTCTGGATTTTATCGATGAAGGAGGTGTGGATGGCGTGCGCGAGGCGATGAAGCAAAGCATCCAGGAGCTACAGGTAAGCTGCCCGGCGAAGGCATCGCCAATCATGCGCTGACACCGACCAGGCTATTCAGCAATCTTTTGACGGAGATTTACTCCGTTTCGATAACGACATCCGGGAATCTGAAGAAAGTAGTCGCCGATACGCCCAGCATACAAGATATACCCCAGGGACAATAATCCATCGGCCggcgagatcctcgagagTCTAGTCGACCATTCAGCCAACATGGCCAGCTCTCGCATCGCTGACCCATCACTTCGACATGTGCGTCACCGCTATCCGAACGACAGAAGGCGGCGTAGCTCTCGCTCGCCGTAGAGCTGCCGAGGCTACACAATCCCAAGGAAACGACGGGGTCTCATTTCAGGCGTCATCGCCGAGCAAGAGTCCAATGTGTCCGACCTCGAACCCAAAACGGCGAAAGACCGAGCTGAGATGTTAAAAGTCGTCGTGCAGGACGCACGCGAGGTCGACGACGTGGTGCAGGAAATACAAGAGCGCCTCACGGCAATGGAGCAGGATTACACAGTGCTGCAGGAACAGCACGACATATCAAAACAGGCGTACACGGGCATGCTGCAGGCATACGCTATTCTGGGCGATATCGGCGATCGACTCGCTGACTACCTCGCGGCCGAGGGAGACTTTAAAACACGATGGGAtatggagaaggagagcgTCTTTGCCAAATTACAGGAAAtgcagcagctcaaggatTTTTACGAGCGCTACGCAAGTGCGTATGACAGTCTGATTCTCGAAGTCGAGCGCCGTCGCGCAGTGGACGATCGAGTGCGCAGCCTCTGGCGCAAGGCACAAGAGAACGTggacaagctcctcgagacAGACCGCGTGTCGCGCGAGGCGTTTCGGCAGGATGTGGGGGAGTTTCTGCCGACGGACCTGTGGGCGGGCATGCAGGGTTCTGCGAAGAAGTGGACCGTTGtgaaggagggtgaggatgaggagggcgatgaagaggtgCAGCCGTTGAGGAGGAGTGTTGTTGAGGCGGCAAAGGAGAGACTTGCGAGAGCGGGTGAGAGACGGGTGAGATAGGGGGAATAGTTAGATTGTATTGATAGCTGGGATGGCGTTTTGGATAGGGTGGTCATCTGGGATTTGGAATAATACTCCACATATTGATTTCTATGAGTTTGTTGTCTGCTGGTGGTTGTGGTATGTTGGCGAGATGTGGCAAGATAACGCACTCGAAGGATTTCGTACTCATCTTTGGGCAAAAGGTAGCGTGTTTTGATCAATGATCATTCTCGTTTTCCAACGATCGACACTTGTGACGGCTCAACGGCAGCTACTCTTAGTTCTAGCTACTCATGAGGCGTCTTCCTTTGATGCTAAACATATTTATGATACCCGTGTTATCTCCAACAAGCTATACACGGGCCGTAGTTACGGCCAATGACTTGATAGCGTCTATGCAGATCTCGTAGACGACGAACATCAATCCATGGGTGGGTGTCTATCACGGATGGGAACAGGTCACCAATTGCAGTTTGTTTACTTCAATGTGGTAGTTGCGACAAAGTGAATTAAGGGAGAGTTATGCTAAGATCTTAAAATGCTATGCAGTTAATGTTTCGTAAAGATCGTGATGATTTAAGATTCCGATACTCCATTCCATGTTGCTGTCATTATTCCGGCCGTTTCTCATTACACACACAATAACCTATTAAACAATTTGCCTTCATTTCAAGTCTTCGTTTGGACTGTTGGAACAATCTTCAGAACCGCATGCAGTGTCTGAGTTAAGATCATCAGGCTTGATGGATGACAAGAACTCTGTCACTGAGCTCATGATAAAGACCTGCAGgtcctcctcgtcggtaGAAAccatgttggagaagatgggtGATAGTTTGCGATACATTTCTGAGGTGATGTCGGGGTTGAGAgtgacgatgttgctgaggacATCGGCGAGCATGTGCGTTGCTCGAGACATGGAGCgagctcctgttcctcctaGTGTAGCGACGGAGTCTTTAACTGTGCTGTGCAGCTCCTTTGTGATGAAGTAGACATGGTTGAGTAGAGCttggccatcatcttgagagagATCAAGAGTTGAAGTCCTGTCTATGATAGAGACTGTTCGGGAGAGTGTCGCTCTGATGCTGTTCATCTTGCCAACGACTTTATACACAGCCTTGTCTTTCGACAgtctctcaaccttggttTCCTCTAAAACAGATTCTTTGTCACTTGTTAGTAATTGGAGTGAAATTAGGTATACTCGACGTACCGATGTCACCACatctctccttgatcttctcagcaacacGATCTAGTAAGCTGACCACGCTCACGTCCTTACGGCCAATTGAGCGCTTATCGCGAGATgcagacttcttcttttttgaGACTACAGTGACGCCAATGCGGGGTGTAGCAATGGCCGGCAGACGGCGAGCTGCAAGTGTCTCATCTCGAACGGTGACTGTCTTGGCCAGGGGAGTAGCCAAGGCACCAGTGAAGAGCGTGGCTGTGAGGAAGAGTgtgaacttcatgatgaaaagacttaTTGAATCACCCCGAAGAAGAATAATCTCAGAAC
This region of Fusarium verticillioides 7600 chromosome 3, whole genome shotgun sequence genomic DNA includes:
- a CDS encoding autophagy-like protein 17 (At least one base has a quality score < 10) — encoded protein: MASSSSKSSLRRSHGDSSGASSGHSHPRSATQSRLSTSPSIDIDTLVNHLLVAKRSLSSMTLVLRANEIANDARQSHDDVSILAAQAGFLRTSILDQTAILVRTRRSLQSTYEWGKKDFRKLVKSMDLVDGQLDHTMEMLRETGVEGVFRPKGEERRSLLDFIDEGGVDGVREAMKQSIQELQAIQQSFDGDLLRFDNDIRESEESSRRYAQHTRYTPGTIIHRPARSSRV
- a CDS encoding hypothetical protein (At least one base has a quality score < 10), which translates into the protein MASSRIADPSLRHSCRGYTIPRKRRGLISGVIAEQESNVSDLEPKTAKDRAEMLKVVVQDAREVDDVVQEIQERLTAMEQDYTVLQEQHDISKQAYTGMLQAYAILGDIGDRLADYLAAEGDFKTRWDMEKESVFAKLQEMQQLKDFYERYASAYDSLILEVERRRAVDDRVRSLWRKAQENVDKLLETDRVSREAFRQDVGEFLPTDLWAGMQGSAKKWTVVKEGEDEEGDEEVQPLRRSVVEAAKERLARAGERRVR